Genomic window (Arachis hypogaea cultivar Tifrunner chromosome 13, arahy.Tifrunner.gnm2.J5K5, whole genome shotgun sequence):
GTGTTGTGAACTATACCGGTTTTCAAGAGGATTAGAAACATGACTATAGCTTTCCAATTGGCTGTTTTTGCATTAATTGCTACTTCATCAATTTTATTGATTAGTgtatctaaaacaaaaatttcttCCCCGGTAGAAGTTAGCGTAGTAGTATACAAAACATTATTCCTACATTAGTTAACTAAAAGGATTTAACATCTTCAAGAGTAACAGAATCCAAAAACCATTTCATATTTTCTTCATTCGGTACCAAGAGGATCAGGAGGCTGATTCATTAGgatgatttcaaaattttatccagATTCCAATAAGACTTTACTCAACATTCCATACCCGCTAAGACACCCCCAAAGTGGTTAGTTGCAGTACTAAAGAGATCAAATCCTTTAAGTCTTTACCTAATCACTAACCCAAGCTCAAAACTGTGGAAATTTACTCAAAccaaaagagaaaataataaattaaagagactaAAGATTATGGTGTGAAAGGGGGGTTTAGGGTTCCTATCTGTGACCCTCTCCACCCCATTGCCTTGAAATAGTTGGAGTTCCCTTTTCCAGTCACACAGCATCAATCCAAACAGCAATCATTATCACTTCAATTTACAAATCCCCTAGAAACAGCGCCACTAGTTCCCACAAATTCAACCCAAACAACAAAcacaaatataatttaaaataaaataaaaaatagaagagaaaatacaatcaagagaaagaaacaaCGCAACGAAATTGAAAACACAAATGGTGTATAAATTCAGGTTGGCGGAATGAAGAAAAAGAGGGGAAAAccctaaattgaattgaatgataatTGGAAGAGATTAAAATACCAATATAACGTCTTTCGTTAGCGGCCTTGGCCTTCTCGAGCATCTTATCGAGGTCTTGTTCGACCTTGGCCTCCCACTTGAAGAGCTGATCTACAAACAAAACGCCCAGCCCCATTCCCAACACGTGCTCCCATGgatctacaacaacaacaacaacagagtcAGTGAAAAAGggaattttctagagagagaaggttTTAGAGGAAAAGAGAGAGGAGAATGTTAATACGGCGCATGTAAGGGAGTTTGCGGAGGGCATTGGAGTACATCTGAGTGCCCAAACCCAATAGGGCTCCGATCGCCGTCGAGCTTAGCGgcattcttcttctctttctctgtcaCTACTCTCTTCTCTACTTCCCTTTTCTTTGCCTTTCTTATTCTTGGCCACTCTATATTATtaccactttttttttaattagaaaaaaaattcaattttaatgcaCTCTTACTTATGTTAAATCACATACTTTATTTTAGATAGAGGAAGGCTTTGGGTAATTGTTTTCACTTGGGTGTTTATGGATCTGATTTGTATATCTGTGGTGTTTACGTGTAGATACAGATTTGATCTATAAAGTTAttgaattatatttaatttacacACTAATAAAATTAGATTGTGAATTTTGGAGAGGTATTTATAtatcactaataaaaataaaaaataaataaataaatattttttatatttttttcaactaataattatcacatatgttatattattttaatttattatatcaaaaatatatgtttaatattattttaagaataaatatatttaaaaaatagaaaaaataaattttagagtGAATATCTCATCCgacccctgacaattatctcgaaaggacgacgaggcccccaagaaaaaaaaaacacccaatccggcccctgataattttttttgggattgattagcccctgtgccaaaaaaatgacattaattttttttggcacaggggcttcgttgtcctttcgagataattgtcaggggtcGGGTTGgtttttttttgtcaggggccgagttgcggttttttttttgtcaggggcctcgttgtctttcgagataattgtcaggggctgatttagattttctctaaattttattgatattttttaataaaaataagcttttaaaaatatttgtatgttttgcggatatatccgatatccgatatgCAAATGTGCCCATGGaatccaaacttaaaaactgcTGATATTAAATCTAAATTATCCGATAATGTTAGTGCGAATCGAATAAAACTTTTAGCTATATCTGATTCGATCCGATATATATTCATTTCTGATTTTtacgtaaaattaataattaaaaattaaattaaatttattaaattatttaatcatttttagtcaccaaaaaataatttaatcatttttaaatattaattttacccGAACATCGatacatataaatttttactttttatataattattatttgttagttatttaaaaaaaaaactatttttgttgttgtcttgagaGCGATTTGTCTGCTCTCATTTGTTTTGATGATGAgagaagtatttttttttaaagttaaaaaatattttatacttgaATATActtattaaaactaatttttaatataataaatatataagtatttcttttatagaattataattatgattctgaataaaaaaaattattttgcatatcatgactatttttcaaatagaaaaagtataattattttattatacatgACTATATTAGTATAGAATGACataattacataatttttagtagaaaaactaactatattatcgttttaatgatattttaattaaaaatattttatttttgtatgtatAACACATTTTGCAATATTCACATATACTTGTGTATACACGAGTCAATCCAATAGTTCTGCACAATTTCACATCAGGGGGGTTaagagataaataaaaatttgtatagtggttttatattttttataaaaatatatggaGATAAATTTATAACGTCAAtgttattatttctttctttaactATTTTTGCTTTTAATAGAAGCAAGTTCCTATCAATTTctcaaaaaattgtaaaaattgattattttctgtttttcttttttggtaatacaaaagaacaaatcaaaaaataaaataaatattattttgagaaggaaatactttttattttagaaaCACAAACGCATGTTgagattattattaataatatttaagagataataacaaattaactaaaacagaataaaattgtcttattgaatatttattaattgttgttataattaataaatattaaataagacaaattttaactattttttatctttttaaaccGAATTGTTATTTGGAGATTAAAAAACAAACAACTTATAAATATATAgtagaagaaggaaaaataaaaaatataaaaaaaaggaggaaaaaaaaaagctaattgATAATAAATGTTTAAGAGAGAAAACTCAAAATTCTGCATCATAGAcagtttaatatatatatatatatatatatatatatatatatatatatatatatatatatatatattgatttcttaaacttttttaaataatagttttcttttttatttttagaattgatCATATCACATTGTTAGCATTTTTTTCCAATATACTAAGAATGGTGGAAACTCAGAtacagtcgactttacgtgaagttgatatttgagagccgttagataatttaactgatttgactaaatttttatataacgactctcagatatcaatttcacgtgaagtcgacttcacttgAGTTTTCACCACTAAGAAATATCAATGTATTTTTCATGTCATTATATGAAATTAACTTTTCTGTAACTACTAAAAATAAAAGGTGATACAGACACAAAAtacgtttattttattattgacaaTGTAAAATATCTTTCAAACTTTCACTAATCATATGATTCATATCCCTTAAAATTATTTCTCTTTATCTCacccaaaaaaaaagaagcaaatacTAGACCTACCTACAAACCATCCCAAAATCTCAAAAACAGAGTCTGACAAACTAATAATAGGGTGTTCGTTCAAAGTTCAAACCAACATATATGCAAATAACTGTCCGCCAGCATTTCCTCTAATTTTAGGCAAAAGATGCACAAGTTACAACAATGATCAAagtaaaaaacaaacaaattagAAACGAATCTTGgttttttcctctctaatttctCTCTCTTAGCTCATACCCCGTGATGCATACTAAATATAACCATAGTAAACAAGAATGAGTTACACCCAGCTCTAAATTTAACCCTTAACCCCTATATGATGTTGTGGAAGAAACATCAATTCTCCATTACTCTATATACTCTAATACCTTTGTTCTCTCTGATTCAAGCCATTCAGAGTTTTAAGAAATCTTTTATACTgaagagattgaaataaatacGTCTATACTTTCAATATTATTACAATGGATTACCTCTCTTTCTTATAGAGACAAATTAATATAGCCTTTTGATCCTTGCTTCATCTTTGTTTGAAGGTTTAAATAAGGATCAAAGGGGTAAGGCTAAGACAAAAAGATGGCATCATCGCAAGTTCAATTTGCTGCTCCTTTTCAATTTGGTTGTGTTTCTCCTGGTGCTGCATGCCATGAGCACATCAAGAACTTTGAACAGGACAATCTTGATGATTCTTGGGTCTCAAGAGTTTCTAGGAACAACCTTGGAACTCTTGGTTTCTTAAAAAAGAATCATGTTTCAGTCAATGAAAAAGAAGATTCTTCGCTGTCTGCGCTGATGAGCCCAAGGCACTCAGCAACAGTTAAGGACCATCAtcataataatcatcatcatgatAATCATAAGGAGAATCCTCTAAGGTGTTCAAGTTTTGTTTTGAGGTCCTCCAAATCTTGTGCTCCTGCTGATGACTCCTCATCTGTAGCTGATATCTCGCACCTCGCGGCTTCTTCTCTTGTTCGGATATGGGAGAAAAGGCTCCACCATTACAACAATGAGGCTCAGGCTCAGGTTCAGGCCCAGGCTCAGGCTCAGGCTCCAGTATCTCCGGTCCCAGGTAGCCCGCGCATTAGGGGACGCCGCGCATTCAGTGATTTGTTGTTGCAGTTTGAGAATGATCGCTATAGAGAGCTTAAGGACCTTGCATTGAGGGCTCCAGTTTCCAAGTTCACACAAAGAGGTCGCATTCAGGTATAtctaaaaaaccaaaaaagagTATCGTTCCATTGTTTATTGTTCGTTTGGTACTTGATTTTATTGCAAAAGAAGCAGGACAGTGTTATGATTTTTCCATTGCAATTTGTTTTCTTGAACTACTATGAATGCAGTCAGTGCTGAAACTAAGATTGTTACAACGCGGAGTAGCAGAAGCTTTTGATCAATCAGCAATATCTAAGATGAACAAGAACAACCAACCACAAGGATATGCAATTAAGGAGATAAGGTATGACAATCCCTTACCAAATGTTTTGATATTTTGTTGCATTCATGAACATCGTGAGATCCATAATTGAACTCTATAATTGTAATTGTTTCAAATGAAAATGCAGGGAAAGATTTGGCACAGGAATTAAGCATAAATCTCCAGCCCCAACAATAGTTTCAGATCCAGGAATGACTCAGAGAAATGTATCAAATAACATGACAGAACCTAAACAGAACGCAATCATGCAGACTAGTTCCAATAACAAGGAATTAGATCATTCAAGTTCATATCTCACATTCCAAGGACAGAGATTGGATTctcaaaatgatgatgatgaagttaCAAAAGAAATTACTATCACGCCTTCACCAATGATTGATTCAAATGCAAATAAATCTGATCATAACATAGAGACAAGTGAACAGAAATATTCCAGTACTGCTAATACTACTGAAGCTTGTCACAATCATACATCAGAAAAGGAGAATGGAATTAAACAGCAGCAGTGTACCGAAAACTGTTACGATGAAatcgaagaggaagaggaagagatcGATGACCAAACCTATGATGAAGATAGTAGTTATGATTGGATCAGTCCTATTTCTCGACCTAGAAGCTACTGGGAAGAACGTCGTCAAGAATGGTACAGGGAGATGCTTGGCTATGGTTCGGACAATGACGAAATCCGCAATCTCCTTCAAAGGTACACATAATTAAACTATGaaattcatcactattttcaATTCAATGATATTAATGCATT
Coding sequences:
- the LOC112792443 gene encoding uncharacterized protein, whose product is MPLSSTAIGALLGLGTQMYSNALRKLPYMRHPWEHVLGMGLGVLFVDQLFKWEAKVEQDLDKMLEKAKAANERRYIDADDD
- the LOC112792445 gene encoding uncharacterized protein, which produces MASSQVQFAAPFQFGCVSPGAACHEHIKNFEQDNLDDSWVSRVSRNNLGTLGFLKKNHVSVNEKEDSSLSALMSPRHSATVKDHHHNNHHHDNHKENPLRCSSFVLRSSKSCAPADDSSSVADISHLAASSLVRIWEKRLHHYNNEAQAQVQAQAQAQAPVSPVPGSPRIRGRRAFSDLLLQFENDRYRELKDLALRAPVSKFTQRGRIQSVLKLRLLQRGVAEAFDQSAISKMNKNNQPQGYAIKEIRERFGTGIKHKSPAPTIVSDPGMTQRNVSNNMTEPKQNAIMQTSSNNKELDHSSSYLTFQGQRLDSQNDDDEVTKEITITPSPMIDSNANKSDHNIETSEQKYSSTANTTEACHNHTSEKENGIKQQQCTENCYDEIEEEEEEIDDQTYDEDSSYDWISPISRPRSYWEERRQEWYREMLGYGSDNDEIRNLLQRKTVSTFLSTAEFREKIDRLMMSRTGSISRTLQGDDGDDDDYEERRHRRLMEFFKQRLNSSGSPQESGRDEEARGNEEEKRINNHQEGKGTGIINHDLDHESSDCSSNSSPTLHTPSPVSSWSYKDGELTGDEYDRVTYISSQPQPPPPQSECSCQHRRQFSSSSSTPSSIEMDFLYDMRGQMGQLFREISELRNSINSCISMQMQMQMQMQQFKNQDVYSAKKEEEQKLNNNTSKKGKCRICNDSKVEAVFYRCGHMCACLKCANELQWKGENCPICMSPVFDVVRVYDE